The stretch of DNA CCACGAAATAATGCAGACTGCAGACGGCGGGTACATCGGAATTGGGCAGACTTCGGAGAACAGAAGAAACGGTTCTGATATTCTGGTTGTTAAGATTGATTCGTCCGGTGAATATGTGTGGCAGAGGATTATTGGCAGTTCAAAGAAAAATGATATCGGTATTTGCGTTAATGAAGCAGATGACGGCTATGTTATTGGCGGAGGGTTATTTAAAGGCAATCAGCAGAGGTATCTTGCTAAATTGGATTATGATGGAAAATTTATCTGGCAGCACACATATCCCAATAAACGTAACGGAATGATCAGGGGAATAGATATTCTGAGCGATGGTGATATTGTGACAACAGGTTATAAAAATTGTATCCAGCCGGGATTTGTTTTTATCGCTGATAACTCTGAAGGATTTATCATGAAAACAGATAGGGACGGAAATTTTATTTGGGAAAAACCCATATCCGCCCCTCAGGGTGCGAAAGTCAGAAAAGAATTGCGTGGTGATGGTTTTGCGATCTGTACGACAATCTGGATGAATGATCCAAAGCATCCACAGGATTTTTACCTGATTAAAACAGATAAGGAGGGTAAAGAGTACTGGAGTAAAAATTACGGCGGCAATAGTGATGAGCATTGTTACGATTTTGATTTGACAACGGACGGAGGATATATCCTCGGAGGACATACGAGGTCACCATCGTATGGAGTAGTTAACTGGGATTTTTTTATTATGAAAATTGACAGCACAGGAAAAGAAGAATGGCATAGAACATTCGGGCAGCCGAGGGGATATGACCCCAAATACATTCACGACGAAGCCTACGGAGTGCGGCAGACAAAGGACGGAGGATATGTTATTGTCGGCGGCACAGGTGATGAATATAAATATTCTGCTTCAGGCAGCCCATTGGGCGATTCAGATATTTGGCAGGTTTACCTAGTAAAAGTAAACGGCAAAGGCCAATTGCTCTGGCAGGGAGTTTACGGCAGTTCTACAGAAAATGATGCAGGTGAATATTTGGGACTGACCCGCGATGGCGGTTTTATTATCGGAACAGACACCGACTCGGCAGGTAAAGAAAAACTGAAACCAAATAATTTTGGTTTTATGAAAATAAAAGGGGATAAGCCACGCAAATAACAATCTATGAAGAACAAAATTATTTTAATAAAAATGAAGGAGAAAAATCATGAAAAAGTTAGTTAGTCGATTAGTTTTAGTCACATTGTTAATGTCGATCACATTACCACTAATGGCAGTTGAAAAAGGATTAATCGGCTGGTGGAAGTTTGATAACATCCGCATTGAGAGGAAAACAGTAAAAATGGTGAGGGGAGAAACGTTCATCCCTAAAGAAGTTTTCGGATATGTTAAAAATAGTATTAACGGAAAAGAAAGTGATCTGAACGGTAAATTTTTCAAACAAGTCGCTGGCATTAGCGGTGGAGCAGCATTACTGGATGGGAATACTTCTTTTATCGAGGTGCAACGAAAAGATGTACCGCGGGTTTCCGGGGATTTCAGTGTGGAGGCCTGGATTGCGTTAGGAGCATATCCAAATAATGTTTGTCCGATAATTGATAATCAGCGGGATCCGGCAGAAGGCTATTTTAACGGATATTTCTTCGGTCTTGATGGAATGGGCAGGCTGATTCTTAAAATTGCAACTAATGGCAGGGAGGAAAGTGTTTTCGGAAAAGAAACAATCCCCTTAAACACCTGGACTCATGTTGCAGGAACCTACTCTACTAAAAACGGACTGAAAATATATGTAAACGGGAACCTGGCAGGTAAAATACATCCTGATTACCAATTTACACCTTCCCAGAGATCAGTTAATATTTTAATAGGCATGAGCAGGCAAAAGCAGCGTCCATATGGTACGATTAGGCCGTATGGAACTCAACCTGTAAATATGTTTTATGATGGGCTGCTTGATGAAATAAAAATTTATGATATAGAATTATCCAAATCACAAATAAAAAAACATTTTACTGCATTAAATTCAGAATTAACTCCGGAATTGCCTAAACGTATAATGCCGACCGGACCATTAAGCAAAGGTTATTTTGGTGCAATCAATACTACATTAAAATATTACGAAGCTTACGATGCCCTTTATCACACGCGTAAAGGTTCTGATGTAATAGTAAGATTTGACCAATATCCCTGTGAGTTAAATTTCTGGAGGGGTGCAAATTACACAGCTCATCTTGTAACAGAAAAAGGATTCTGGTTTAATAATGGTTTTAATGAAGGCTGGAGTGAACACGGCAGTGCAGAGCCCATGTCTGATAAACAAATAAAATATTCAAGAGTAAAAATTCTGGAAAATAATGATGCCCGCGTTGTTGTTCAGTGGAGATATGCTTTAGTTGACAACTGGGATAAATTTGCATTTTATGATCCTGCAACAGGCTGGGGAGACTGGACAGAAGAAACATTCTATATCTATCCTGATATGGTTGCTGTAAGAGAAGATGCATTGCTGAGTAATGCTCCCCGTGCTGCTCATGAATGGCAGGAAAGCATGGTAGTTCCCGGTCCAGGACAAAAGCCGACAGATTTGTTGGAATACGCTGCATTGACCCTGGGTAATGACAAAGGAGAATTTCATACCTATTCCTGGGAAAAGACAACTCCGCCTAACTTGCCAACCTTACCAAAAAATCCTAATATGCAGCTTGTGAATATGAAGTCAAAATACAAGCCTTTCTCAATTTTACGGCCTCAGGACAATCCATCCATTGATATCTATTCTGGTGAGATCAGAAGAAATGTATGTGTTTTTCCGTGGTGGAATCACTGGCCGGTTGCACAGAAACCTACAGATGGAAGATATGCAATGTTTGCTGACCGTCCCTCTCATTCATCTCTTTCTCATTGGTTCTGGAATGCCTATTCCGAGTCTGATCGGTCCATGGTCAAACTGATGCTCACTGGAATGACTGATAAAAAAGCAGATGAACTTTTACCTCTGGCAAGGAGCTGGTACCATGCTCCTGAAATAAGTGTAAAGGAAAATTTAAAAGCAACGTATGATCAAGCACAAAGAGCCTATGTGATTTCTTTGGAGAACAAGGTTAAAGAAATTGAATTTAAAATTGATGCTTCGGATGTTTCACCGCTTGTTAACCCCGCTTTCATAGTAAGTGGCTGGGGCCATCAAAAACCT from bacterium encodes:
- a CDS encoding LamG domain-containing protein, with the translated sequence MKKLVSRLVLVTLLMSITLPLMAVEKGLIGWWKFDNIRIERKTVKMVRGETFIPKEVFGYVKNSINGKESDLNGKFFKQVAGISGGAALLDGNTSFIEVQRKDVPRVSGDFSVEAWIALGAYPNNVCPIIDNQRDPAEGYFNGYFFGLDGMGRLILKIATNGREESVFGKETIPLNTWTHVAGTYSTKNGLKIYVNGNLAGKIHPDYQFTPSQRSVNILIGMSRQKQRPYGTIRPYGTQPVNMFYDGLLDEIKIYDIELSKSQIKKHFTALNSELTPELPKRIMPTGPLSKGYFGAINTTLKYYEAYDALYHTRKGSDVIVRFDQYPCELNFWRGANYTAHLVTEKGFWFNNGFNEGWSEHGSAEPMSDKQIKYSRVKILENNDARVVVQWRYALVDNWDKFAFYDPATGWGDWTEETFYIYPDMVAVREDALLSNAPRAAHEWQESMVVPGPGQKPTDLLEYAALTLGNDKGEFHTYSWEKTTPPNLPTLPKNPNMQLVNMKSKYKPFSILRPQDNPSIDIYSGEIRRNVCVFPWWNHWPVAQKPTDGRYAMFADRPSHSSLSHWFWNAYSESDRSMVKLMLTGMTDKKADELLPLARSWYHAPEISVKENLKATYDQAQRAYVISLENKVKEIEFKIDASDVSPLVNPAFIVSGWGHQKPELELNGEKMMQGKSCRFGYIEKLDRTDLIIWIKFESIKAAQFKIASAE